In Colias croceus chromosome 12, ilColCroc2.1, one genomic interval encodes:
- the LOC123696531 gene encoding PHD finger-like domain-containing protein 5A codes for MAKHHPDLIFCRKQPGVAIGRLCEKCDGKCVICDSYVRPCTLVRICDECNYGSYQGRCVICGGPGVSDAYYCKECTIQEKDRDGCPKIVNLGSSKTDLFYERKKYGFRRH; via the exons ATGGCTAAGCATCATCCTGATCTGATTTTCTGCAGAAAACAGCCTGGCGTCG ctATTGGACGTTTATGCGAGAAGTGTGACGGTAAATGCGTAATCTGCGACTCGTATGTACGACCCTGCACTTTGGTGCGAATATGTGATGAATGTAACTACGGTTCTTATCAAGGAAGATGTGTTATTTGCGGAGGTCCTGGAGTTTCTGATGCGTATTATTGCAAAGAATGCACTATTCAAGAAAAAGAT cgAGACGGCTGCCCGAAGATCGTGAACCTCGGTAGTTCCAAGACTGATCTCTTCTATGAGAGAAAGAAGTATGGTTTTAGAAGACACTAG